The following proteins are encoded in a genomic region of Anser cygnoides isolate HZ-2024a breed goose chromosome 13, Taihu_goose_T2T_genome, whole genome shotgun sequence:
- the VAMP7 gene encoding vesicle-associated membrane protein 7: MAILFAVVARGTTILAKHAWCGGNFLEVTEQILAKIPSENNKLTYSHGNYLFHYICQDRIIYLCITDDDFERSRAFNFLNEIKKRFQTTYGSRAQTALPYAMNSEFSSVLAAQLKYHSESKGTDQVAETQAQVDELKGIMVRNIDLVAQRGEKLELLIDKTENLVDSSVTFKTTSRNLARAMCMKNLKLTIIIIIVSIVIIYIIVSAACGKLA; the protein is encoded by the exons ATGGCTATCCTGTTCGCTGTCGTGGCGAGGGGCACAACCATCCTTGCCAAGCATGCCTGGTGCGGAGGAAACTTCCTGGAGGTGACAGAGCAGATCCTGGCGAAGATACCTTCTGAAAACAACAAGCTGACCTATTCACACGGGAA TTACCTGTTTCATTACATCTGCCAAGACCGGATCATATACCTCTGCATCACGGATGAT GACTTTGAACGTTCCAGAGCCTTCAACTTCCTGAATGAAATCAAGAAGAGATTTCAGACCACGTATGGCTCAAGAGCACAGACAGCCCTTCCCTATGCAATGAACAGCGAGTTCTCAAGTGTCTTAGCTGCGCAGCTG AAATACCACTCGGAGAGCAAGGGCACTGACCAGGTGGCAGAGACGCAAGCCCAAGTCGATGAACTTAAAGGAATCATGGTTCGAAACATAG acCTCGTGGCACAAAGAGGAGAGAAGCTGGAGTTGCTGATAGATAAAACTGAGAACCTTGTGGATTCG TCGGTCACTTTCAAAACTACCAGCAGGAACCTTGCTAGAGCCATGTGCATGAAGAACCTCAAGCTCACCATTATCATCATCATTGTATCAATT gtTATCATCTATATCATTGTATCGGCTGCCTGTGGTAAGCTTGCATAG
- the LOC106047492 gene encoding DNA-directed RNA polymerases I and III subunit RPAC2-like isoform X1 has product MAEEGERKAALEMVQADGTDGNCVTFVLHDEDHTLGNSLRYMVMKNPDVEFCGYCITHPSESKINFRIQTRGSLPAVEPFRKGLNDLMGVCQHVLSTFEFFQTFSARPWFDCGFPSPKPLGLGKRKGEIGLCKALLVFQWKVAHEIQQSLLFP; this is encoded by the exons ATGGCGGAGGAGGGCGAGAGGAAGGCCGCGCTGGAGATG GTCCAGGCAGATGGGACAGATGGAAACTGCGTCACGTTTGTGCTGCATGACGAAGACCACACGCTTGGCAACTCCCTGCGATACATGGTCATGAAGAA ccctgatGTGGAGTTCTGTGGCTACTGCATCACCCACCCCTCAGAAAGCAAGATCAACTTCCGGATCCAGACCAGAG GGTCCCTCCCTGCTGTTGAGCCATTCCGGAAGGGGCTGAATGACCTGATGGGCGTTTGCCAGCACGTGCTCAGCACCTTTGAG ttttttcagacattttctgcCAGACCTTGGTTTGACTGTGGTTTTCCAAGTCCTAAACCGCTGGGGttggggaagaggaaaggagaaatcgGTCTCTGCAAAGCCCTCCTGGTCTTCCAGTGGAAGGTGGCACATGAGATTCAGCAGAGCTTGTTGTTTCCCT